TCCATTTATAGATACCTCATTACGGTATGTAATCTGATTACCAATCTTAAATGTACCATTTCCTTTTACTTTACCAACAATCGCTCCTGTTCCATTTAAGAATGCCATTGGGATACCTGCTTCTTTTCCACCTGTCAGAACATAGACATCTGCTAACATTGGAGAACTTTCGTCACCTGCCCAGTTAATCTGTTGTCCTGGTATTACAGTTGCACTTGAAGACAATCCACCGAAAATTGCACGATTTGCTATTATAACAGGTTTCTGTCCGGTAATCTGTCCAGAAAAAGGTACTTCTTCACTTCCAAATCCGGCAAATGTATACTGCTGTCCATCCGGTCCTGTAGTAGGTGTTGTAAGATCCACTTCACTACCCGTAATGTTTATATCAATAATTAGATTCTGTTGTTCAGCTGCTGTACAATGTGATAAAAGGATTAACGCTTCTACGCTTGAAGCTGTGACTTTTGTATTATCATCAGAAATGATTAGGCCACTGATATTTGCCTGTTTCAACTGCTTTAAGGTGAATTTTCCGTCAGTCGCAGTTACACTAACATCACTGTCACCTTCCTGCGCAGTATTTTCCGGCATCTCAGTCTCTGTTCTTTCGTTGCTGCCTGTTTCATTTGTTTCTGTATCACTCTGATCAGCATTATTACTGTCAGCGTTATCGTTGTTGACGTTATTATCTTCAGCACTATTATTGTCAGCGTTATCGTTGTTGACGTTATTATTTTCAGCACTATTATCTCCAGCATCAGGTTCCGTTGTCTGAGTCTGATCATTTTCGCTGGATTCATCTGTATATTCTTGTGTTGTATCTGTACCCTGAGAAAGTGTTTCTGCCATTACCGTTGTTGGTACTATATTCACTATTAAGCAAATTGCAAGTAAACCTGCCACAACTTTTTTGTATCTCATCTATCAGTCACTCCCTATTTTTTCGTTCCCTCAACTTTTATTATATCTTTCATTCCAGTCCAGTCCAAATCTTTCACTTTATCTTTCGATATTATATAAAATGGAATCAAATAATCTCCACTTCCCTCTTCCTGGTTCATTTCAAATGTTACTGTTCCCGCCCTAGTTGATGTATCTGCTTTGCCTATTTTTTGCAAGAAATGTTTATCTATTTCCACTGCTTCTGAATCCCATGTAATCGTTACATCTGCTTTTCCGTTCGAAATTGACACCTCATAGTTAAATGCATCGTACTTAGCCGGTGTCGATTCTGCATCATCGGAAGCATCTATGAAACTTCCCTCACATGTAAATACATTTACTTTTGATTCTGTACACGGAGAAATGACAGCTGCCAATATTTGATTATTGGTCACAGACAATTTTGTCGGTATTGCCGTTGCAGTAATTTTCAGATTGTCAACATCTGCACCTGAAATAGTCACCGTGTATTTCTTTGTACTTGCCGAACGCCCTGTTAAGGTTACGCCTTTTTCAGTATATGTATTTCCAGTTACTGTATTTCCATTAACAGTATACCCTTCATGTCCCCCCTCAAATGTCAAAGTTAAATCATATACGATATCTCTTTCATTTACTATTGCAGTGTTTCCTTTTACATAGTTATATATTTCAATGTTTATTGGTAATTTCGATTGGGTTTTCTGACTTTCAGTAAACAGGATTGTTTTCCCTGCATATTTATTTTGTGCTGTTCCATTTGCACAGATTTGTAAATAATTAGAAGTAAATCTTACTGCTTCTGTATCCCTGTTTCTGACAACGCCCCTCTGCGCATCCTGACTTGTATAAGCTGCATAACTTCCACCTGCTACTGCAAGTATTCCTGCCATCGCAAGTATCGCACATATAACAATTTTAAAATTTAGACGTTCTGTCAGCTTCATGACCATTCTCCCTCCCAGTCTATGATCTATTTACTATTTATTATCAATTTGAACCAGTAAATAAAAAATATCTGTTTCTTTTTCCGTTTCTGTCCAGCTTATTTCAATCACATAATAATTCAAATATTCGCTATCTACTGACGTGTTTGTCTTATCTTTCTTTACACCATCCTGTGTTTCATTTGCCAACCAGTAAATCGGCTCCGCATGTGCTTGTACCTGATTATAATTATCAAAGTTCCAAGAATGTTTTGAACCATTCGCGTACTTATAATCTGCTGTTGAGTTCCCTTCATTAATATAATGTCCATTTAAAGGTGTTGTGCTATATGTATATGTGTAATTGCCTTCTGTAACGCTTCCATCCGTCTTTGATGTCACTTCTGTTGCCGGATAAATTTTAAATGTCAGTCCTTTTAAATTCGTTGTGTGAACAATTTCGATTTTATGCCTTCTCGCATCACTGCTGACACTTACTACCCTCTTTATCGTTACAGTATCTCCTTTCTTATCATCTTCTGTATATGACAAATCAAGTGAGGACAATGCTTCCCCATGTGGTCCTCGAATTGCGATAGATGACGGCTCTGTTACCTGCATTAGCGTAGCAATATTATTTTCATGCACAAACCACGCTTTACTTACACCAAACGCTAGTAGAATTACAACTAACATACTTATCGTCAAACGGATCAACATTTTACATTTCGTATTCTTTTTTTTCGTTTCACATTTATCCGTTATATTCCTCATTACATATCTCCCATTTTACTGTACTGACGCTTCTATATATATGTAACATTGCTTCTGACCGATATATTCATCCGCATCATTGTAATACTTATTACACTGATCCAAAACCTCATCTGTCATTTGATTATTTATTTCACTTGATGTCGTGCCTCCGTAAAATAACTGGTTCTGATTATTATTTACAAAACTAAGCAATGTATTATAATCTGTATTGTTTTCAATATTTGCAAACAAATCTCCATATGTGTTTCTTGCATCATATACGTAATTTCTAAAATACTTTGGCCATATCCAGTAAAATGTCACCTTATATGGCACTCCTTCCTGAAAACCACCTTTCGGTGCACTTACAGTCATTTTATTTGTTTTAGATTCTGTATTGTACAGCCAGCCACTGTAACCTTGTGTATTATCCAAGCTCTGAAATAGCAATATATGTCCCCTTACCAAATCTGGCAGAAATTCATCTTCGGATTTTATTGCTTTATCTTTATTTTTTGATAACTCATATGCCTCCAAATCTATCGTCACCTCTACGCTTGATTTTCCCACTTCATTTTTTTTCGGAATAATATAAAATTCCAATTTTCCAGTTGCTCCTGGCTGAAAACTTTTTTGTTCACTCAAACGCCATGCAAGACCATTTGTCCCGATATAATAAGTCTGTTTCGTACTTACCTGTTTTCCTGTAGATGTATCAATATAATTTTCATATACTGTTGGTTTTCCATCTGTAAAAAGATTTTGCTTATTATCATCTTTTAAATAAGTGTTTTCTGCACTTATTCCTCCACCAACACTCGCCAATACAAACGGATTATCATCCATCGCTGACACATTTACTCCCGTTGAAGTCACCCTAGTATTCGACACAAACCAAGCTATTCCAAGTGCAATAATCGCTACCAATGCCACAAATGCATATACAAAACTTTTCTTTAAAAAATTTTTATCCTGCTCAATTTTTTCTAACAATTTATCTGTAGAAGTTTCTTCGATATCATCGCTTTTTTGTTCTTGTTTCGACATTGACAACCTCCTCCTGTTTGGGTTTGCCCATATATGTTATTTTTTCACTTTTAGACATAAAATCCAATTGTTATCTTACCATAATTTGACATTCTTTTCAATGTTGTGCCCAAAACTCAATATTTCTATGGTAAATTTTTTATCATAATCAAAATACATCAACAAAACATAAGTAAATGCGTTCTGTTATTACTTTATTCTTGTTGTACACTTGTATACAATTTCACTTTTCTTTCGATTCAAAAAACCATCCGGAGTTACTTCATCCAAATAACTTTCTAATATCCTGTTAACATTTTACATTTGTTTTTATTAAATCAGAAAAACATTCCACTGCTCTAATTCGATATATAAATTTAACTTAATTGAAGAAACATTTTGCCAAATGAAATGTTTGCTACTCCACATAAGGTGAAATTTCCTTCAATAATCCCAAAGCAACTAATTCCAACTCTTTTTATGCTCGCTTAGGATTCCACTTTTTATATTTTCAAACTTTTTCAATAGAAACAAGAAGCACCGCTCTTTCAAGTTTAAAATTAAAACATGTAATTACCGATTTTGTAGCTTCCTTTCATAAGGTTTTCAGAGCGTATAACTTGTATGTTAGTTTGCATTGTCATAGATTAATGTAATTTATCTGTTTTCTCAATAAAAAAGACACATACTCTTATATGAGCTGTGCCTTGTATGTTTGTGTATTTTTATTGCTGCCTGTTCAGACGATCAAATAGCACCTTAGTTGTATTGGTTGCGATATGTATCCGTTCTTTTTTCAAAATACTTCGTGGACGCTGGTTTTCACGGTAGTCTCGCTTCGTCTGCGTAAAAGCAGAACAACATACAAAATCACAAATCGAAATTTCTCCTAATGAACTGGATTTAATAATAAATATAAAATCCACTGGTGCTGTCGTACTGGAAATTAGGTAATCTGCTTTAATTTGCGTGGTGAAAGAATAGAACCGGGGCATATAAGAATGTAACTGAAAATCCTGTTCCAGCGTTTCCTTCAATCGGATCAATGCTTCCAGACGCGGTTTTACAGATTCTTCGTATTGTGAACCTTTTTCAATTTGATTGTGACTAATTTTTCCTGAAAGAATCACTTCCGTTGTTTTAGATGAATTGAATCGTGGCAAATTAATATCCTTCAAATATTGAAATCCTGCAAGATGTGGAAACTTCTCAGGCGGAAATGACAGATGAATTGTGTACAATTGCTGTTTGTAACCAAATGTAAAAACATAATAATATTCTGTTAGTTCTTTCCACGCAACTGCGGCATCATACAGTAATCCGTGATCATTGCTTTCCATACACACCATCTCCTTTTCCACAAAATAAGAGCCTTGCCGAAGCAAGACTCTCACTAAGCGTTTTTCTTCGATTCAAAGAATCTATTCGGCTTGTGGTTACCGCATAACCCACGTTCTGGCTCCACAATCGGCTGAAACCGAACCAGTCAATTGCTTCATCACCGCGATAGCTGATCATCGCCGCTATCCTCTAAAGTCATTATATCACAAAATCTCCAGAGTGCAATAGCTCTAGGAGAATTTTGTGGAGCTAGAATCTCCACGCTCATTAGTAGTATATGCAGAATTTCTGAAACAGAAACATTTATTGAATGTTTTTTCAGTTGATGGACCAATGGGGACGGGGTTAGTTAACTCTATTTTTACAATATATTGTAGATTACTAAGACTTGATGTTGTTATTCTTTTCTACAAATAATGAATAAAATTATTTTTTGTACAACAAAAAGACAGAGCTTTACATCTGTCGGCTACGTTTGTATAATATATTATGTATTAAGCTCTATTGTTAAGCGGTTTTACAGTTTGTGACCTTACTCGTCGGGCGGACGATTTTGTTACTTTGATAGCTGTTAAATGTCGCAATAATAGAGCTTTTACTATATCATTTTTTATCGGCCGTTTTATTAATTCGCGGGCTATAGGAATAACATCATCGAAAGATACTTTGTATTCATATTTTAACTTTTTCACTTTTTCTGACTTACTTCTTTCCAATGTAGCAAAAGTATGTAAAAGTGAAGAAAAGTTATACATTATCAACTTGGCAAACACTTCTTGAATAATCAAATCTCTATTCACAGAATGCAAATATACCAAAGAAAGAGCATATTTCAGACGTCTAAAGGATGTTTCAATTGACCACCTTTTCCAGTATAATTCCCCTAAATCATTTACGGAAAATTTATCTTTCGGTAAGTTGGAAACCAGATATTCATATTCCCCATTGCTAAGTTTTATACAGCTACACCGTATATTCATAGAATATATAGTTTTTGTATCACCTGGTGCGATTGGCTCAAAAAGTCGTTTATTTTTTACTATTTTAAATTTATTTAGTGTACAATGTCGTATGTTTTTTTTCGATCTTGTTACTCCCACAGTAAATTCCATATCTGATTCAACATTATCTACCAATAGATTTTTCAGAAAACTTCCAGAACTGGAAGGAGCCTTTGCTCTGATAAGGAAAAATTTATTATTGTTAATCAGATGTGCCACCGTATTTAAACAAATATATCCCCTATCTGCGATGAAGATTGTATTATCTGGTAATGAACACTGATCAACCATTTGACAGAATGCTTTGGACTCATTCATTTCAGGGCGAGGTTGAGTAACGGCAGTAACATAACGGTTTTCACAAATATCATAAAGAGCATTCAGATGCATTTGAAAAAAGTAATTATCACTTCTTGCTTGTTTAATGCGATATACAAAGTCTTTATTGTTGGTAGGAAGATTAATATCAGATCCATCTACAGCAACAAGATGAAATCCCTTATATGTTTTGGTAAAAGGGAGTGCTTTATTAAAAGAATTTAAGAGATACGGGAAGAACTCCGAATTAATCTTTTTACGTTGTTGGGTAAAAGCAGATTTTGATGGAATAGGTTTGTTACGGATTCCAAAAAAATTAAATAATTCCGTATTGGTTCTATTCATTGTGAAGCAAAGAGTAGCATTTATAGTATCTGTAAAGGTACATAATCTATGTCTGGTCATATCTGAGCCAGGCTTGTTTACAAAATCTTGAAGATTTTGCTCAGCATCATTTAAGACAGAGAAAAAACGTTTTCGAATTGTCGTTGGTTTCATAAAATTACCTCCTTGAAGAAAAAACATATGTCTAACTTCAAGGGCTTCCTTACTGATTAATTATCAGTAAGGAAGCCGCAAATTTCTGATATTTTGTCAACTATAAATTTGAAAAAATTACATAAAAAATATATAAAATAAACTTTTGGGCTTAACTAAACGTTATTGGGACGGGGTTAGTGGCTTTTTTTGCAGGCAAAAAAGCCACTAACCCCGTCCCCGTTGGTCACCCGTCCCCATTGCTTGATCCTCTACAGCCACTGTTTTAAGACATCATTTAGCTTATTCATATCAAGCGGTTTTGCGATATGTTCGTTCATCCCCGTATTTTTTGCCAGCTGTACATCCTCGGCAAATGCATTTGCCGTCATGGCGATGATTGGCACTTTTCCTCTGGCACCCGGAAGTGAACGGATTGCCGCAGTTGCTTCATAGCCATTCATAATTGGCATCTGGATATCCATAAATGTGAGATCATACTCATTTTCGGGAGCATTTATAACTTTTTCGACCGCAATTTTTCCATTTTCGGCGACATCGATCTCTGCACCTGTCATCCCCAGAATCTCTGCAGCAATCTCGCGATTCAGTTCGTTGTCTTCTACAATAAGAATCCTTTTTCCTGTATAATCTACCTTAGCAAATTCCTCAAGATAATCGCGTGCGTTTTTCTCTTTCTTCTCTGAGGTGAATTGCCGCAAGGCGGCTGTCAAACGCGAACGGAATAATGGTTTTGCTATAAATGCATCTACTCCTGCCGCTCTTGCATCTTCTTCAATCTCACTAAATTCAAAAGATGTGAGAATGATGATTGTAACTTCTTTTCCTATCCGCTCCCGAATCTTTCTGGCTGTCTCAATGCCATCCATTTCCGGCATCTTCCAATCCAGAATCACTGCGAAATAATCGCTGTTCATTTCATGACGTGCATAGCAGCGTTCCACAGCTTCTTTCCCTGTAAGTACCCATTCGCCTTCTATCCCTATATCCTTAAGGGTTGCAATCGTACTTTCGCAACAAGTCTTGTCATCATCTACAACCAGAACCGGCAGATTGATCAGTTCTTTTTCCTGCTCTTTTCTACTCTCCTGGAGTTTTAAATAAATCGTTACCGTGATTTTTGTTCCTTTGTTCAAAGTACTGTCAACCGTAATATTTCCATTCATCAGGTTGATAATATTTCTGGCGATTGCCATGCCCAGACCCGTGCCTTGAACTTTCGTTGTCCTATGATCATCCGCACGGCTGAAAGGTTCAAACATAATCTTTTGGTATTCGGAAGTCATTCCTATTCCGTTATCCTCGATGGAGAACTCATAGCATCCAAGTTCTGAAAATCCATTTGGCTTTTCTTTAATAGAAAATGTAATATTTCCTCTATCCGGGGTGTACTTGATGGCATTACTCATCAGATTAACAAACACTTGCTGGATTCTTAAGCTGTCACCACAGACTGCTTCGTGTTCAATGTGTTCGATATGCACTTCAAAATTGTGCCCGTGCTCGTCTATTCCCGGCTTTGTAATTGTGACCAAATTGTCAACCAGCTCTGACAAATTGAAATCTTCCTCCGCAAGAGACATTTTCCCGCTTTCGATTCGTGCCATATCTAGAACTTCATTGATTAGTCCCAATAAATGACGGCTCGACTTTGTAATTTTGCCAAGGCATTCTATCACTTTATCCTGATTTTCAATATTTGCCCCTGCAATGGCAGTCAAACCGATAATTGCATTCATCGGTGTCCGAATGTCGTGAGACATATTTGAGAGAAAATCTGTCTTGGCGCGGCTTGCATTTTCTGCGGTCTGATATGCCTCCTTCAATGCCTTGTGCGATTCGATTTCCGCCTTTTTCTCTTGAGATACGTCCATAGATGCCAATAGAACCTTCGCCAGTTTTGTACCTTTCCACTCTAATGGAATGAAAGACGCAATTTTATAAGTATTTTCATCCAACGAACAATACTCAAATTTATAAATGTCTCTTTCATCTGTCAGGTTCTTCCGAAGATTTTCTGAAGACAGCATAACCTCTATCGGTTCCAATGGTTCCAGCGTCTTATATTTTGCAGCCACCTGCCCCACAAAATCGTGATACGTTCCAGATGGTTTGTATATCATTTCCCCCTGCAGATTATAAAATTTGTATTGATCTTCTTCCAGATTACAGACTACAAAACGGTCTACCAGACGCACCATACTCTTGATTAAGAGTTCCATGGATGCATTGTCAGATGCCATCTGCATTCGTCTCATCGTCTCAGCTTTTGACTCAGTGATATCTCTCAGGAAAATCATCGCGTATTCGGAATCTTCAATCTCGCCACGCATGACGACGTTGCGGACCCATCGTTCTTCCCCATTCAAAATGATACGACATTCCTGGCACAACTCCGTCTCAAGCCCTTTTAATTTTTCTGTGATGTATGAACGATTGTAGAAATCCGTTACCGTCTTTTTATCTTCTTCGATAACATAATTATCTACAAAAAATGTAACCAGTTCATCCCATGTATGGCTCTGCTCAAAAGCCGTCATCAAGGAAGATTCCACTTTAATTGTATCAAATGTATTTTTTTCAAGATTTACATAGTATTCACAGAGGTTTGCGCTTGTGAACGCACGGTGAAAGGCTGCCAACTTCTGTGCCTGCATCACCGCAAATGCATTATCTCCCTGCTTCATTCCATCGGAAGAATATATTTCATCTGTATATTTATTCATAAAACTTATTTTTATCCTCTCATGTTTAATGCCATCCGGGACGGGGTTTTCTGGCTTTAAAAAAGCCAGAAAACCCCGTCCCCAAAAGGCCTCTCATCTAAACTGTTCCAAATATTCTGTTACTGATTTGCTCATTTCCTTTGAAAAGTCTGAATTATACTTTCGATTACAAAATGCACTACACCACTCTTCGTAGGTGCTGTTTTTACACTTATATGCAAACATCTCCCGTAATTCATCCCCGTCCATATTATGGTATGTATTCTCATGCACAATATGTTTCTGTTCACATCGTTCTGGTTTTTTACGTTCCATTTGTTGCTTTGTAGGCCAGCCAAATACTATCATAACTGCCGGAAATACATATTCTGGCAATTGTAAGAGTTTTCTCTGCTCTTCGCAATTCTCCATAATGTCGCCAATATAACAAGAACCAATGCCAAAGCTTTCTGCTGCTACCACTGCATTCTGTGCCGCAATGGCTGTATCTGTTACCGCAAGCATCAAATCTCCTACGCCTGGTTTTCTCGGTTTGCACCCTGCTTCCAGATAAGCATCATACCACTTCTTACAATCTGCACAGAACACCAGAACCATCGATGCCTTTGCAATAAATGGCTGGTGGTCGCAGCTTTCTGCAAGTGCTTCTTTTAAATTTTGATCTGTAATATCCAAAATTGTATATAACTGCTGACATCCTGCTGTCGGAGCCTGCATAGCCGCCTCTAAAATCACATTCTTCATCTCGTTTGGGATTGCTTTTTCTTTATATACTCTCACGGATTTTCTATTGTATAAACTTTCTATAATTTCATTCATTCTTTACTATCCCGCCTTCCTTTTGCATTACTTTCTGTCTTATAAATTTCATATTTTTCATTATAAATGTTGGTACTTACAAGTGCAAGATGATAGTATCCGCAGTGCTGGATTTTCTTCCATAACTCTCATTGTTTTCACCTGGAGTTCACGATATTCTGAGTGACTCTTTTTCAAATACTTAGTCACCCATTTCTCCACCGATTCCCATAAAGTACTTTGTTCCCACATGATATCCTGATTTGTTCGCATATTGCATTTCTCCCTTCTGAAGTTCTCTTTTCAGTTACATGACTATACCGGTAACTGGGGAAATAGCAATTCATCAGATGTACTGAAAATGCGTGGAGGAGATTGGGGATAGTAGACAATATGGGGAAATCGAAGAAAAAGAAAAGCCATGGCTTTTAACCATGACCTTCTTTTTATCGTCCGCTTGTCGCTACACCTGCAAGTTTAACGGTAACATCATATGTCGTTGTATCATTTTCAATTGCTTTACCATTGACGCAGTCAGCATCAGTGCCTTCCATCCAAATATATACATGAACAATTGTTCCGTTGTAGTCTACTTTTCGGCGATTTTTATTACAAATTCACTGGCTGCAATACAAACAGTTTCACTGTTTTTCCATCAAATTGTTTATTAAAATAATCATTAAAATTCTTAGTTTCTTTTATAATCTTCTTTTTGTCATATACATAAAAGAAAATATTTTTTTCTGGATAATGAACAATATCTGCTTCTATTTCTTCTATTAATTTTTTATAAGTCATTGAATTACGGGTACATTTTGCTTCTAAAACCACATCTAAATCTGAAATAAATATATCTTCTCGAACTGTTCCAACACCAGAGTCCTTTGATACTTCTTTTCTTATTCCTGGATAAAGAGGTTTCAATGCCGCATATAATAAATGCTGCAAATCATATTCGTTTTGTATCGTTATTTTCTTCAAATTTTCATGTTTTATTGTTGCTCTTTTATCAGGTGAATATTCTGTTAGTGCTTCTAAAAAAAGATAAAAATTTTCCAAATATATTTCCAGATTCTTTAAATCCGAATTTTGATCTTCTTCCTGTGTCAATGCAGATAAATAATCTGTTAATTTGATCTTCGCCATCAACATATTTTCTTTATTTACTTCATCTGAAAAGCGATTTTTTAAATAAGTTGCTCTTTTTCTGACTTGAACAATAATATCATTTGGATACTCCTTGATCCTTAGCATTTCGTATAATTCTGTAACAAATTGATCATACTCATTAATTTCAAAAATATTTTGTAATTTTTCGATATATGGCTTCAACCAGTTATCCATTTTTTCTTCCCCATCTCAAATAAAACAAAAAAAGTGGATCCAATACATATACTTTTCCATCTTTCCATTCAATTGCCCTGTAAATTTCTTCTTTTGCTTCCAGTACGTTTTGTAATTTTCTTAAATGCTCTTTAACAATTGCTTTATCAGGATTCTTTTCATTTGCTGGCAGCTTAATCAGTTGAATAATTCTACTATAAAATATTTCAAATGAGATCTCTGTTAATGGCGGATTTTTAGCAAGTGATTCAACAATCAAGCCATACATATCTAACAACTTTCCATCTGTTGTTTCATACATTTTTCTTTGTTGACCTCGCTGATTGGGACCTTTTCCCATCGTATTAACTACATCAGCATAGCTGAAATTCACAGTTGTAAACTTATATGCTTTTTCCAGAATTTCATCTGTTACTTCTTGTTTATTTTCATCTTCTAATAAAGTACAAATGCTTAAACATATATACTGCATCAGTTGTGGTGATGTCAGACATTCAACAGCAAGTTTTTCAGCAATAGCATCCGAAATTTTAATATCGAGTTTTTCAAATCCCATTAGTGCAATTTTTTCCAAATCTTCTTCTTTCCACGTATCAATAGTAATCAAACTCAAACGTCCTGATAAATCGGCATTCTGACGAATTGCATCATCTGATCTGTGAGGAAGTGAAACAACTATAACTTTTAATTCTCTGCGTATTGCATCTTTTAATTGTTGCGCTATTTTTACCTGCATCTCTGGCGATGCATAGTGAAAATCATCTATAACCAAGACTTTATCATGTTGGATATAATATTCAATAATTTTATCTTTTGAAAGAACATATTTTTCATTTTTTCCATCTCTGTCTGTTATTTCTTCGGTCTTTGAAAATCTCTCGGTCGTTATTTCTCCCATATAAGGCAACTCAACCTTAGCCGCTACTGTTGCCCAAAAATCTGTATTTTCATTAAAATCTGCTCCGGAAATTTCAACTATGTTATCTAATCCAATAACTTTCTCACATAAGATCGTCTTTCCCATCTTTGACGGACCAATAATAGAAGTCAGACATCCAGCGGTTCGCAGTGCTTGTTTTAATCGTAATTCATAGGATATATCTGTATCCTCATAATGACGCGATACATATGTATATGTCGGGTATGCACCTGGTTTAAATACTTCTTCGGCTCTCATTATCATTACTTTCACCTCCACATGGATTTATTTGTATTATAACATATTTATATGCTTTTTAAATCTTTTTTATACCTTTTAATACCTTTTCATGTAAAATTTGCTAATATATCAGATACCCGGAGGTATCTTCGTATTATTGCTAGCTTTATATCCATAAGTTAACCTTCTAATTTGAGATGTAGGGCTTATCATTTACATTATGGATAGTAGATAATATGGGGAAACTGGATAAAAAGAAAAGCCATGGCTTGGTTGCCATGACCTTTCAAAGGAACCTATTTAATTTCCATTGGATGTAATACCTGCCAAACGTAAAGTAACACTATAAGTTGCCTCATCTTCTGTGGCACTATTATTTACACAATCTGCATCTGTGCCTTCCATCCAAATGTAAGTTCTAAGCAGGATACCATTATATCCGACATTCTTTGCAATTGCTTCACTATTATTTTCTGTATATCCAGTCGGGAATACATAATCCTCATCATCCTTTATGACAGACCAATTTTTTCCGTTTTGAT
This Ruminococcus hominis DNA region includes the following protein-coding sequences:
- a CDS encoding PBECR4 domain-containing protein, whose amino-acid sequence is MESNDHGLLYDAAVAWKELTEYYYVFTFGYKQQLYTIHLSFPPEKFPHLAGFQYLKDINLPRFNSSKTTEVILSGKISHNQIEKGSQYEESVKPRLEALIRLKETLEQDFQLHSYMPRFYSFTTQIKADYLISSTTAPVDFIFIIKSSSLGEISICDFVCCSAFTQTKRDYRENQRPRSILKKERIHIATNTTKVLFDRLNRQQ
- a CDS encoding IS4 family transposase, with protein sequence MKPTTIRKRFFSVLNDAEQNLQDFVNKPGSDMTRHRLCTFTDTINATLCFTMNRTNTELFNFFGIRNKPIPSKSAFTQQRKKINSEFFPYLLNSFNKALPFTKTYKGFHLVAVDGSDINLPTNNKDFVYRIKQARSDNYFFQMHLNALYDICENRYVTAVTQPRPEMNESKAFCQMVDQCSLPDNTIFIADRGYICLNTVAHLINNNKFFLIRAKAPSSSGSFLKNLLVDNVESDMEFTVGVTRSKKNIRHCTLNKFKIVKNKRLFEPIAPGDTKTIYSMNIRCSCIKLSNGEYEYLVSNLPKDKFSVNDLGELYWKRWSIETSFRRLKYALSLVYLHSVNRDLIIQEVFAKLIMYNFSSLLHTFATLERSKSEKVKKLKYEYKVSFDDVIPIARELIKRPIKNDIVKALLLRHLTAIKVTKSSARRVRSQTVKPLNNRA
- a CDS encoding hybrid sensor histidine kinase/response regulator produces the protein MNKYTDEIYSSDGMKQGDNAFAVMQAQKLAAFHRAFTSANLCEYYVNLEKNTFDTIKVESSLMTAFEQSHTWDELVTFFVDNYVIEEDKKTVTDFYNRSYITEKLKGLETELCQECRIILNGEERWVRNVVMRGEIEDSEYAMIFLRDITESKAETMRRMQMASDNASMELLIKSMVRLVDRFVVCNLEEDQYKFYNLQGEMIYKPSGTYHDFVGQVAAKYKTLEPLEPIEVMLSSENLRKNLTDERDIYKFEYCSLDENTYKIASFIPLEWKGTKLAKVLLASMDVSQEKKAEIESHKALKEAYQTAENASRAKTDFLSNMSHDIRTPMNAIIGLTAIAGANIENQDKVIECLGKITKSSRHLLGLINEVLDMARIESGKMSLAEEDFNLSELVDNLVTITKPGIDEHGHNFEVHIEHIEHEAVCGDSLRIQQVFVNLMSNAIKYTPDRGNITFSIKEKPNGFSELGCYEFSIEDNGIGMTSEYQKIMFEPFSRADDHRTTKVQGTGLGMAIARNIINLMNGNITVDSTLNKGTKITVTIYLKLQESRKEQEKELINLPVLVVDDDKTCCESTIATLKDIGIEGEWVLTGKEAVERCYARHEMNSDYFAVILDWKMPEMDGIETARKIRERIGKEVTIIILTSFEFSEIEEDARAAGVDAFIAKPLFRSRLTAALRQFTSEKKEKNARDYLEEFAKVDYTGKRILIVEDNELNREIAAEILGMTGAEIDVAENGKIAVEKVINAPENEYDLTFMDIQMPIMNGYEATAAIRSLPGARGKVPIIAMTANAFAEDVQLAKNTGMNEHIAKPLDMNKLNDVLKQWL
- a CDS encoding nitroreductase family protein, with the translated sequence MNEIIESLYNRKSVRVYKEKAIPNEMKNVILEAAMQAPTAGCQQLYTILDITDQNLKEALAESCDHQPFIAKASMVLVFCADCKKWYDAYLEAGCKPRKPGVGDLMLAVTDTAIAAQNAVVAAESFGIGSCYIGDIMENCEEQRKLLQLPEYVFPAVMIVFGWPTKQQMERKKPERCEQKHIVHENTYHNMDGDELREMFAYKCKNSTYEEWCSAFCNRKYNSDFSKEMSKSVTEYLEQFR
- a CDS encoding ATP-binding protein; translated protein: MIMRAEEVFKPGAYPTYTYVSRHYEDTDISYELRLKQALRTAGCLTSIIGPSKMGKTILCEKVIGLDNIVEISGADFNENTDFWATVAAKVELPYMGEITTERFSKTEEITDRDGKNEKYVLSKDKIIEYYIQHDKVLVIDDFHYASPEMQVKIAQQLKDAIRRELKVIVVSLPHRSDDAIRQNADLSGRLSLITIDTWKEEDLEKIALMGFEKLDIKISDAIAEKLAVECLTSPQLMQYICLSICTLLEDENKQEVTDEILEKAYKFTTVNFSYADVVNTMGKGPNQRGQQRKMYETTDGKLLDMYGLIVESLAKNPPLTEISFEIFYSRIIQLIKLPANEKNPDKAIVKEHLRKLQNVLEAKEEIYRAIEWKDGKVYVLDPLFLFYLRWGRKNG